One region of Thiorhodovibrio frisius genomic DNA includes:
- the nth gene encoding endonuclease III, with amino-acid sequence MNRAKRTEIFTRLRAANPHPTTELRYASPFELLIAVILSAQATDKSVNKATETLFAIANTPRAMFALGEAGLSEHIRTIGLFNTKTRNILKTCALLLEHHQGQVPRERAALEALPGVGRKTANVILNTAFGEPTIAVDTHIFRVANRTRLAPGKTPLAVEKQLLRLVPQEFLKDAHHWLILHGRYSCTARRPRCTDCCIADLCEFPDRASPTAPSLVKDSGDQPPHQTL; translated from the coding sequence ATGAACAGAGCCAAACGCACCGAGATTTTCACCCGTCTGCGCGCCGCGAATCCGCACCCCACCACGGAGCTGCGCTATGCCTCTCCGTTCGAGCTGCTGATCGCCGTGATCCTATCCGCCCAGGCCACGGACAAAAGCGTCAACAAGGCCACCGAGACGCTCTTTGCCATCGCCAACACACCCCGTGCCATGTTCGCGCTCGGCGAGGCAGGCTTGAGCGAACACATCCGCACCATTGGCCTGTTCAACACCAAGACTCGGAATATCCTCAAAACTTGCGCCCTGTTGCTTGAACACCACCAGGGCCAAGTCCCGCGCGAGCGCGCTGCACTCGAAGCCCTGCCCGGTGTCGGGCGCAAGACCGCCAATGTCATCCTGAACACTGCCTTCGGCGAGCCGACCATCGCCGTCGATACCCATATTTTTCGTGTTGCCAACCGCACCCGCCTCGCCCCAGGCAAAACGCCGCTCGCGGTCGAAAAGCAACTGCTGCGCTTAGTCCCGCAAGAATTCCTCAAAGACGCCCACCACTGGCTCATCCTACACGGTCGCTACAGCTGCACGGCCCGCCGCCCGCGCTGCACGGATTGTTGCATCGCGGATTTATGTGAATTCCCTGATCGCGCTTCACCCACAGCCCCATCCCTGGTGAAAGACTCCGGCGACCAGCCACCTCACCAGACACTTTAG
- the lexA gene encoding transcriptional repressor LexA has product MAEPTLTDRQREILALIRRYVLETGYPPTRAEIAAACGFRSVNAAVDHLKALARRGVIELKPGASRGIRLLDSPAPASAPPAAGTLPLVGRVAAGRPLLALEHIEDYYPIDPALFHPRADYLLRVSGASMRDAGIFDGDLLAVRRTAEACNGQILIVRVDDEVTVKRFQQSDDAPHRVRLLPANPEFDPIDIDLRAQELAVEGLAVGVLRRQLATSLGG; this is encoded by the coding sequence GTGGCAGAGCCCACCTTGACTGACCGCCAGCGGGAAATTCTGGCGTTGATTCGCCGCTATGTGCTGGAGACCGGTTATCCGCCGACGCGCGCGGAGATTGCCGCCGCCTGCGGTTTCCGCTCGGTCAATGCAGCCGTAGACCACCTTAAGGCGCTGGCCCGTCGCGGGGTGATTGAGCTTAAACCGGGCGCGTCGCGCGGCATCCGGCTGCTTGATTCGCCCGCGCCCGCCTCAGCCCCTCCCGCGGCTGGCACTCTGCCGCTGGTCGGGCGAGTGGCCGCAGGGCGCCCCCTGCTGGCGCTCGAGCATATCGAGGACTATTACCCAATTGACCCCGCCCTGTTTCACCCGCGTGCGGATTATCTGCTGCGGGTCAGTGGCGCGAGCATGCGCGATGCCGGCATTTTCGATGGCGATCTGCTCGCGGTGCGGCGCACGGCAGAGGCGTGCAATGGGCAGATTCTCATCGTGCGTGTCGATGATGAAGTCACGGTCAAGCGTTTCCAGCAATCCGACGATGCACCTCATCGCGTGCGCCTGTTGCCCGCAAACCCGGAGTTTGACCCCATCGATATCGACTTGCGCGCGCAGGAATTGGCGGTCGAAGGTCTGGCTGTTGGCGTGCTGCGCCGGCAACTGGCGACATCTTTGGGGGGCTGA
- the imuA gene encoding translesion DNA synthesis-associated protein ImuA: MALATASTPEPMDVVAAAGLAPVSAPGLSPGPVSPPVPRALLEELLAERGDLWRGKGETACAEPGLASGFAALDRALVGGGWPNAGLCEILTDSPGPGLALILPALARLGRQRPWILMAAPPLLPYAPALAARGLEPGRLLVVTCQPVLWVMEQALQAGSCAAVIGWIERGTMADLRRLQLASVQTRTPAFVFRPPAVATQPSPAGLRLQLGAMTPNQLELRLLKQRGRSATVKLRF; the protein is encoded by the coding sequence TTGGCACTGGCAACGGCAAGCACCCCGGAGCCGATGGATGTCGTCGCGGCAGCGGGATTGGCACCGGTATCGGCACCAGGACTGTCACCGGGACCAGTATCACCTCCTGTACCCAGGGCGCTGTTAGAGGAACTACTCGCTGAGCGCGGCGACCTGTGGCGTGGCAAGGGAGAGACGGCTTGTGCCGAGCCTGGGCTGGCGAGCGGTTTCGCAGCCCTGGATCGGGCGTTGGTCGGCGGCGGCTGGCCCAACGCCGGTCTGTGCGAGATTCTGACCGACAGTCCCGGTCCGGGCCTGGCGTTGATTTTGCCTGCACTGGCGCGGCTTGGCCGGCAGCGCCCCTGGATACTCATGGCTGCGCCGCCGCTGCTGCCCTATGCGCCGGCGCTGGCGGCCCGTGGCCTGGAGCCGGGTCGATTGCTGGTTGTCACCTGCCAGCCGGTGTTGTGGGTCATGGAACAGGCGCTGCAGGCTGGTAGTTGTGCCGCCGTCATTGGCTGGATCGAGCGCGGTACGATGGCGGACCTGCGGCGTTTGCAGCTGGCATCGGTGCAAACGCGCACCCCTGCCTTTGTGTTTCGCCCGCCAGCCGTGGCGACTCAGCCATCGCCCGCCGGTCTGCGCCTGCAACTCGGTGCCATGACGCCCAATCAACTCGAGCTCAGGCTGCTCAAACAGCGCGGTCGTTCAGCGACGGTCAAGCTGCGGTTCTAA
- a CDS encoding Y-family DNA polymerase has translation MLPSCWLAVSFPALPLEVYQRAWGEQRPLAITDGARVIACNPAARAVGVRAGLARLAALALSAELCTRPRRPALERAALERLAAWALAFSDQVSVAPPRALVLEAGRSLKLFGGAQAFYRAVVEAAAALGYQAQVCMAPTPGGALLLAAWGCEEILVRPEDLRRRLAALPPLALGLNARAQADCQRMGLGCIGDLLALPRAGLALRFGTALVDRLEAVLGEKPDPRLPFVPPDRFHGELELPVEIQETDALIFACRRLLAELCRLLQARQAVVSMLYWTWLHAEGQSTALRLGSARPEADLESWTWLLRARLAAAPVVAPVRAIVLASDPFQMITLHTGDLFAHHEGSRHYGADLLDRLRARLGEEAVKTLALVDDHRPERAWRWMKPSSPPGDDDRPGGQPADLQPISGRGRDERPLWLLQQPLRLRLRDGCLWLADSAAAAMLPGLARAQPLRFSGGRERIETGWWDAHPVARDYFSVQAANGERFWVYRRLAGDSTPGHGRPAQAPGGEVHAGWYLHGAFGL, from the coding sequence ATGCTCCCATCCTGTTGGTTGGCGGTGTCTTTCCCGGCGCTCCCGCTCGAAGTCTATCAGCGCGCCTGGGGTGAGCAGCGACCCCTTGCCATTACGGATGGGGCGCGGGTCATCGCCTGCAATCCGGCGGCACGGGCGGTGGGCGTGCGCGCAGGGCTCGCGCGTTTGGCGGCGCTTGCGCTGAGTGCTGAGTTATGCACACGTCCACGCCGCCCGGCGCTGGAGCGGGCCGCGCTTGAGCGTCTCGCCGCCTGGGCGCTGGCGTTTAGCGATCAGGTCAGTGTGGCGCCACCTCGGGCGTTGGTTCTCGAGGCAGGGCGCAGTCTGAAGCTCTTTGGCGGTGCCCAAGCCTTCTATCGCGCTGTGGTTGAGGCAGCCGCAGCTCTCGGCTATCAAGCACAGGTCTGCATGGCGCCGACGCCCGGGGGTGCTCTGCTGCTGGCGGCCTGGGGCTGCGAGGAAATCCTTGTCCGCCCCGAGGATCTGCGCCGGCGGCTGGCTGCACTGCCACCGCTGGCGCTGGGTTTGAATGCGCGCGCCCAAGCCGACTGCCAGCGCATGGGCCTAGGCTGCATTGGCGATCTGCTGGCATTGCCGCGCGCCGGTCTGGCCCTGCGTTTTGGCACCGCGCTGGTGGACAGGCTCGAAGCTGTGCTGGGCGAAAAGCCTGATCCGCGACTGCCGTTTGTCCCGCCGGATCGCTTTCATGGCGAGCTGGAATTGCCGGTTGAGATACAGGAGACGGACGCGCTCATCTTTGCCTGCCGGCGGCTGCTGGCGGAGCTTTGCCGTTTGTTGCAGGCGCGCCAGGCGGTGGTGTCGATGCTCTACTGGACCTGGCTTCATGCCGAGGGGCAGAGCACGGCGCTGCGCCTCGGCAGCGCCAGACCCGAGGCCGACCTAGAGTCCTGGACGTGGTTGCTGCGCGCGCGTCTGGCCGCTGCGCCGGTGGTGGCGCCGGTGCGGGCGATTGTGCTCGCGAGCGATCCTTTTCAGATGATCACCCTGCACACTGGCGATTTGTTTGCGCACCATGAAGGGAGCCGTCACTATGGGGCTGATCTGCTCGATCGGCTGCGCGCACGTCTTGGCGAGGAGGCGGTTAAGACCTTGGCGCTGGTGGACGATCACCGCCCCGAGCGGGCCTGGCGCTGGATGAAACCAAGTTCGCCCCCGGGCGATGATGACCGGCCCGGGGGGCAGCCCGCTGACCTCCAGCCAATTTCAGGACGCGGGCGCGATGAGCGGCCGCTGTGGCTGTTGCAGCAACCGCTGCGTCTGCGCTTGCGCGACGGGTGTCTGTGGTTGGCCGACTCTGCCGCAGCGGCGATGCTGCCCGGGTTGGCGCGGGCGCAGCCGCTCAGATTCAGTGGTGGGCGTGAACGCATTGAAACCGGCTGGTGGGATGCGCATCCGGTGGCGCGAGATTACTTCAGCGTGCAGGCGGCAAACGGAGAAAGATTCTGGGTCTATCGCCGCCTGGCCGGGGATAGTACGCCGGGTCATGGCAGGCCGGCGCAGGCCCCTGGTGGCGAGGTGCATGCAGGCTGGTATCTGCATGGCGCTTTCGGGTTGTGA